The Sphingobacteriales bacterium genomic sequence GGCGAAGTGCCATAAAAAACACTTGGCGTATTGATTCCGTAAAGTTGGGCAATATCGCCAAGCCCGTCGGGGCGATTTTTGTAGGTGGGCTGGGTTGGGCTAAGGCGTTGAATTTTTGCAGGCGATTCGATAAATATCATTGAATTGGCCGGAATGATGTCTTCATCAACCAAATCGTTCCAGTCTTTTAAAAGTTCGGGGGCCAAGCCATAGCGTTTTGTAACATAGTCGAGTGCTATATCGCAGTTGAACATAATAATTTTAGCGCCTCTAAAGTCGGCCATCATGCCCATTACTACCTCCTCGCATTGGTCGCCTTCTTTCATAAAAATATCGAACTCGTAAAGGTCGTATTTTTCAACAATATCAATCAGGTACGATGCGTAGCGGTTATCTGTGGCATATCCGGCTTTTTTTAGCCCCTTAGCCCAGTTTCGGTAATCAATTTGCTGGCCTTCAAATAAAAAACTGTATCGGTCATTTCTTTGTAAAAAATTGGTATGGTCAACAAACGATTCGTAGTCGCTGGCGTATTTTCTAAAACATTCTTTTGGTTTTTCGTCTTTGGCGTAAATGCGTGGGCCTTGCCAGCTTCGGTGGCATTTAATGCCAAAATGGTTGTTTGCGTTAAGGGCAATATTGCTGTTACCCATTTGCGACTCGAGGATACCTTGCGCTAAGGTAATGCTTGCCGGCACCCCCGACCGTTGCATTTCGGTAACGGCTATACCTTTGTATTTTTCAATGTAGGTTTTTACTGCAGTGGGGCCGGTGGTGGGTTTTTGGGCTAAGGCGTTCAGGTTGTTAAACAATAAACAAAACAAGGCCAAACATAATGCTGCCAATACGTTGGTCATTTCTTTTTTCATAAAAGTGGGGTACTAAAATAGAGCTGTATGTGGTTTAAAAAAATAAGTTTTTGTGTTAGAAATTGATTTGAATAGGTATAAAATGTTGTTTTATTAGGATGTCTAATTTGTTTCTTATTTAATGGACTTAATCAATAATTGCTGGCCATTGCTTATTGGCGAGTTGCCTAATTTGTTTAATGCTCTGATTTGTTGTGGAGTAACGCCATATTTTTTGCCAATTTCGTTAAGGGTTTCGTTGGGTTGTACTGTATGGTATATATTGGCATTTATTAAATGATTAACTTCACTTTCTGTTGGGTTGGGGTTATTGGTTGTTGTAGGGGTGGTTGTATTTTCGGTGGGCAAGGGTTGGGTTAGGTTTGCAGATTTATTGTTGTTAGCTGGCAAACTGATATTAGCGGTTATAAGTGGCGCTTTTTTAGCTGATTTACGAAGTTGCAAGGTTTGCCCAGGCAAAGGTTGGTCGGTGGGGTTTAGTTTGTTAAGAAGGGCTAACTGATTAATACCCATACCATATTGTTGTGCAATTTGCCATAAGGTTTCGGCTTGCCTAACGGTATGCTTTTTGTGGTTACGTGCTGCCTTGTTTTTCTTTGGCTCTAAAAACCAAATTGTATTGGAGGGTAATAGCAAGTCGGGGGTGTTTATTTCGTTAAAACGGCATATTTCGGCAAGTGGTATATTGTAGGTTGCCGCTATTTGTGCAGCGGTAGTTGACTGGTAATAGCTTATGCAATGTAGGTTGTTAATAATAGTTTTTTGTTTAACCGTCAATTTTTGTGCCGAATTTGTAGCTAAAGGACTTGTTAGCGTATTTGCTTTATATTTTGAGCCAGCCGCCATGGCACTAAAATTAGCAGTTGGTTTGGAGTGTATCTTTCCGGAGGTCGTGGCATTTGCTTGTTCTTGATGGTATTTATTGTTGTTGCTGTTATTAATTGTTTGCGAGTAAACAGTCGCCTCGTCCGGAGGCCAGCTGATTTTGCCAATTAATGCAGACATTGTATTATTTTCGGGTTTACCCGAATAAATGAACGATGGCACATCAACGCTATTGCGGTTTATGGACTGGTTGTGATTTGAAAAAGAAACAGGTTTATAAACACCTTTATTACTTGATTTGATTTGGTTTTGTTTTTTAATCATTGCCTGACTAATGGCCTCGTCAATCGATTTTAGGTCGGTAATGGGTATGCCCGATGCCGCAACAGCGCGATGTTGCTGCGGTTTTATACTACCTTGGGGGGCATTTGCCTCTTTTCCTTCAGCAGTGGTGGCGGCGGCGGGCTTGTTTACCAGCGAAGATTGGCTATTTGTTGCTTGTATTGACTCGTAAGTCGGAATAGCGGCATATTCCGGAATTAGGTCGTATTGGTTGAGGTTATACCGTTCAATAATCATAATCAATTTTTCCGGATAATTGACGGCGGTGGCGTATCCGGCCATTTTTAGCCCATTTGCCCACGCTTTATAGTCGGTTATTGGCAATTCAAACAGAGCGGCATATTTTTGTCCACTGCGCAAAAACAACGACCTGTCTCGGTACGAATCTAATACGGTAGCGTATTTCCGGAAACATTCATTTGGGGCATCATCATCTTTATATACCACTTCTCCTTTCCAGTCGCTTTTACATTTTACCCCAAAATGGTTATTTGCTTTAAGGGCTAACTCGCTATTGCCAAACCCCGACTCGTACATGCCCTGAGCCAGGGTAATACTTGCGGGTATGCCGGCCTCGTGCATTTGCAAAACAGCCAGTTCGTTGTAAGTAGCAATATAGGCACGGGCTTGTTCGTCGCGGCTGGTTAGCAATTCTAAAAATGAATTGTCAAACGATTGCCAAAAGGCCATGAAGCTAAGGAGCAAAAGTTTCATAATAGTAGTTTTTTATGTTGCTATGTAGTAGAATATAGTTGGTAGGTGCTTAGTATTGTAAAACGGGTGGCTTTTTATTTGCTTTGGTTGTTTTGTTGTTTTTGCGCGATTTGTTTTTGCCACGTAAATATACTTTTTCGCCTTCGGTTAGTTTGTATCCGGTGGGCATATAATTGCGTTCAGCTAATTTTATTAAGTCAACGCCATAGTGTTGCGACACATCCCATAGGGTTTCGTTTGGGGCGGCATGGTAATATTTGTAGTTGCGTTTAGTTTTATTGCGTTTTGGTTCTAAAAAAATAGGTGTTCCGGTTGTAAACTGGTTTCCTGCCGACAGGTTGTTGTATATATATATTTGGGCTACGGTTAAATGGTATTTTTTGGCAACTTCGTTGGGGCTAACGGCGGCGTTACACTGTGTAACTAAACAATTATTAATTTGGCGTTCAAACCATACTAACCGAATTGGTTTTTGAGAGGGTTGTTGCTCGGCATTAGCGGCAACAGAACTTTTGTTTATTAATTGGTTGGAGTTTTGCCTTTGTGCTGTTGTTGTTGTTGGCTGTTGATATATTTGGTTTGGTTGGCTTTGTTGGTTATTGCCCTGTGCTGTTGGGGCAGGTAAAATGGCTATAAATTGGGTATTATTGTCGTTGATGTATTGCTGATTTTGCAATTGTGCTAAAGTTTCTTCGTTGTAAGCATCATATTTAGCTAATTCATAACGGCTAATTAAACTAATTAAAATTTTGTCGTAATTGGGGTTGGTGGCATAGCCTGCCTTTTTTAGCCCTATGGCCCATTCTTTGTAGTTGTTGGCTGGCAGTTCAAACAGCGAGGTATAGTAGCCTTTAGGGTGGTTAAATAAAAACTCTGAATGGTCGGTGTACGATTCGGCTACCGAGTTGTATTTTCTGAAGCATTCATTCGGCGAATCGTCTGTTAGTTGTATGGTGTCTCCTTGCCAATAGCTTTTACATTTAATACCAAAATGATTATTTCCTTCCGTCATGAGGCGGCTTCGGCCAAAATCTGTTTCAATTAATGCTTGTGCCAGGGTAATACTGGCCGGAATTCCGTACCATATCATCTCTTGAATTGCGTATATTTTATGGCTTTCAACGTAGGCATTTGCGCGTATATCTTTGTCGTTGTTGTTATTATTATTGTTATTGTTATTTAAATAATTGTAATGGGTAAAATTAATAGTTGTATAAATAGGGCTGGCGGAGCTTTCGAGTGTTAAAATAGTAAGAACTATAGCAACTGTAAAAAAATTTTGCCGCGGCAAACAAGTGTTTACAAGTAATATTAGCCTGTCAACAGGAAGTAAATAAAATGGGTTGGGCATGAAAACTTAAAATGTGTAATAAATTTAATAATTTGACTTTATGTTTATATGAAAAATGAATATTATGCGCCTAACTAACAAAATTGCAATACGTTTAATAACTAAAATAAATCCGGCAAAACCTATATATAAAATGCACCAACTATGTTTTTTTACGAATTAATGTCATTCCATCCCGAAGCGGCAACATTAAATTTTCTACCTGAGGGTCGGCTTGAACGGCATCATTAAATTGGCAGATGGCCAACGTGTCTTCATCGTTTGGTTTGGGGCTTAGCACTTTACCGCTCCACAGCACATTGTCAGCAATAATTAACCCTCCGGGCCGCAATTTGTCAATTACTAATTTATAATAATTTAGGTAGTTAATCTTGTCGGCATCAATAAAAATAAGATCAAATGTTTCGTTTATAGCAGGTATAAGGTCTAACGCATTGCCAGTTAATACTTTAATTTGATGTTTGCACCCTGCTTTTTCAAAATATTGCTCTTGAATTGGAGCTAGCTCTTCGTTAATATCAATAGTATATAAAAGCCCATCCGGATGGTTTAGCCCCTCGCATAAACAAATAGCCGAGTAACCCGTAAAAGTACCTATTTCAAGCACGCGCTTAGGTTGCACTAATTTCGACAACATGGCTAAAAACCTGCCCTGTACCTGCCCCGATAACATTTGAGGTGCTAATACTTTTAAATTGGTTTCGCGGTTTAAAGCTTGTAAAACGGCATTTTCGGGGCTTGTATGTTGCTTTAAGTAGGTATCAATAGCTTCGGAAACTAAATTCATATAAAATTAAAATATAATAATAAATATACTGTTCGGTTTAAAAATAACGAGCAAATTTACTAAAAATATCATTAAAACTAAATTTTGCCTTAAAACCATGCCTATTAATTATACAACAAAGACCTAAAATGTTACAATTTGCCTGGCTTGATTTTATCTTTAACTAAAGCAAAACTTTGCAAACTGTTTCTCCAGGGTT encodes the following:
- a CDS encoding glucosaminidase domain-containing protein, with the protein product MPNPFYLLPVDRLILLVNTCLPRQNFFTVAIVLTILTLESSASPIYTTINFTHYNYLNNNNNNNNNNDKDIRANAYVESHKIYAIQEMIWYGIPASITLAQALIETDFGRSRLMTEGNNHFGIKCKSYWQGDTIQLTDDSPNECFRKYNSVAESYTDHSEFLFNHPKGYYTSLFELPANNYKEWAIGLKKAGYATNPNYDKILISLISRYELAKYDAYNEETLAQLQNQQYINDNNTQFIAILPAPTAQGNNQQSQPNQIYQQPTTTTAQRQNSNQLINKSSVAANAEQQPSQKPIRLVWFERQINNCLVTQCNAAVSPNEVAKKYHLTVAQIYIYNNLSAGNQFTTGTPIFLEPKRNKTKRNYKYYHAAPNETLWDVSQHYGVDLIKLAERNYMPTGYKLTEGEKVYLRGKNKSRKNNKTTKANKKPPVLQY
- a CDS encoding glucosaminidase domain-containing protein, giving the protein MKKEMTNVLAALCLALFCLLFNNLNALAQKPTTGPTAVKTYIEKYKGIAVTEMQRSGVPASITLAQGILESQMGNSNIALNANNHFGIKCHRSWQGPRIYAKDEKPKECFRKYASDYESFVDHTNFLQRNDRYSFLFEGQQIDYRNWAKGLKKAGYATDNRYASYLIDIVEKYDLYEFDIFMKEGDQCEEVVMGMMADFRGAKIIMFNCDIALDYVTKRYGLAPELLKDWNDLVDEDIIPANSMIFIESPAKIQRLSPTQPTYKNRPDGLGDIAQLYGINTPSVFYGTSPAQPQQTYYAQVRPAKKQQPNYKKQLSQNQEIYTGNYTVQSGDTLFSLSKRFNIPLHEIKQINNLRSNTIVVGQNLVL
- a CDS encoding O-methyltransferase, whose translation is MNLVSEAIDTYLKQHTSPENAVLQALNRETNLKVLAPQMLSGQVQGRFLAMLSKLVQPKRVLEIGTFTGYSAICLCEGLNHPDGLLYTIDINEELAPIQEQYFEKAGCKHQIKVLTGNALDLIPAINETFDLIFIDADKINYLNYYKLVIDKLRPGGLIIADNVLWSGKVLSPKPNDEDTLAICQFNDAVQADPQVENLMLPLRDGMTLIRKKT
- a CDS encoding LysM peptidoglycan-binding domain-containing protein encodes the protein MKLLLLSFMAFWQSFDNSFLELLTSRDEQARAYIATYNELAVLQMHEAGIPASITLAQGMYESGFGNSELALKANNHFGVKCKSDWKGEVVYKDDDAPNECFRKYATVLDSYRDRSLFLRSGQKYAALFELPITDYKAWANGLKMAGYATAVNYPEKLIMIIERYNLNQYDLIPEYAAIPTYESIQATNSQSSLVNKPAAATTAEGKEANAPQGSIKPQQHRAVAASGIPITDLKSIDEAISQAMIKKQNQIKSSNKGVYKPVSFSNHNQSINRNSVDVPSFIYSGKPENNTMSALIGKISWPPDEATVYSQTINNSNNNKYHQEQANATTSGKIHSKPTANFSAMAAGSKYKANTLTSPLATNSAQKLTVKQKTIINNLHCISYYQSTTAAQIAATYNIPLAEICRFNEINTPDLLLPSNTIWFLEPKKNKAARNHKKHTVRQAETLWQIAQQYGMGINQLALLNKLNPTDQPLPGQTLQLRKSAKKAPLITANISLPANNNKSANLTQPLPTENTTTPTTTNNPNPTESEVNHLINANIYHTVQPNETLNEIGKKYGVTPQQIRALNKLGNSPISNGQQLLIKSIK